Proteins co-encoded in one Leishmania panamensis strain MHOM/PA/94/PSC-1 chromosome 22 sequence genomic window:
- a CDS encoding protein kinase, putative (TriTrypDB/GeneDB-style sysID: LpmP.22.1050), producing the protein MATNVALSTPVMPSAVGREHRSVRGARAVGSTASSSAAGCRAHSVRSVHFALEPVARDVQRQMEQQLWHWLGKTHSVVRPLEASARGPVQVMERIATATAATITTATPAMVVKTVAVTLPPYREQPYDASEDEDVSWSRVQLVPNVSLVLWEQCRRRLRHVAGVVDVYTLASMLRDTRESSDKKRHGGSSNSGSSGGAVRFCASFLGSSCDTTASGRVPMPVLDADELRDHGWALDVVVKQPTRQHHQSGSRSRSPNLAPPLPHPTVFLFARDYISHAEVLWNLMQERWGRERLPVTVMPTWVNTTAVFGSDDPQVEAAAASALTEDALKKLRRHLGRWLKGTSAADKTKIRVTERAAALAIDTYSAAVTAAVASDEQALTTHDAADITWGLCTALARLHRAGIAHGNLKPNNVLVGDPVDTRSAAQAEEGPREVHVTDHLLPLLPDRLVEPGELLTLPYAAAVAVSTAAAAPKKSKVVRMDGYVCLKPQEEATAMSYLHGGGPSDVSTVPALSLSGFLLSDAVSGGDDTAVLGGGVDCLSSTAYEAVLLQHLAAPEKVLLVAADGSEGNTRVGKGATATATTLNTGKTHFRVWIDTQHTTPASDIYALGVLLFMMLTGRLPPLPRYRRVPQGTSEAAAVGARPQPAYEAVAHDVVCALYENAARRSFKRDPSPMLEELKAFLHSAAARRHLPLVLALARAGVRPTTMDILVGMLHVDPAKRLTLAQLQHHSFFRTYGRRRHAFRAEFAEAARRVQHAAAATGKDPVGYGVVATVRRRMMPQNMGATAKAAAEHPRSPPPPSASRLSTVAPRVSSGPITQSHRSERDMPDPAASPESKRTVPWRTSQSPPAQLSHAPHAVHVPDRNRESSLSSSSPSPTPPVQERQQRQSKELSYSMLGSRAPPPSSPSFIWRANYPPPSRRAVIQDDIGRPLERSCTAVRTTAVPDRSIGAALLPHAVRRLSPLRREAPVLSQTSLDVVSARPALHAPRRPVMRRQSAWMMPRLYSVYVMSLALLFVARLRRRWERTRLLRCMKHRHR; encoded by the coding sequence ATGGCGACCAATGTGGCTCTCTCAACCCCAGTCATGCCTTCGGCGGTTGGACGAGAGCACAGGTCTGTTCGGGGCGCAAGGGCGGTTGGGTcaacggcgtcgtcgtcagccGCTGGGTGCAGGGCCCATTCTGTACGCTCTGTCCACTTTGCGCTCGAGCCTGTCGCGCGGGATGTGCAGAGGCAGATGGAGCAGCAACTGTGGCACTGGCTGGGAAAGACGCACAGCGTCGTGCGTCCACTCGAGGCGAGCGCACGTGGGCCGGTGCAGGTGATGGAACGCATCgccacagcgacagcagccactatcaccaccgccacccccgcgATGGTGGTCAAGACGGTTGCGGTGACGTTACCGCCATACCGCGAGCAACCGTATGACGCATCGGAAGACGAGGACGTATCCTGGTCACGTGTGCAGCTGGTACCAAACGTATCTCTTGTCTTGTGGGAGcagtgtcgtcgtcgcctgcGGCACGTGGCCGGTGTAGTGGATGTTTACACGCTGGCCAGCATGTTGCGCGACACACGAGAGAGCAGTGATAAGAAGAGAcacggtggcagcagcaacagcggtagcagcggcggcgccgttcgCTTCTGTGCAAGCTTCCTCGGTTCCAGCTGCGATACAACTGCGTCGGGTCGGGTGCCAATGCCAGTGCTGGACGCAGATGAGCTGAGAGATCATGGGTGGGCCCTGGACGTCGTTGTGAAGCAGCCGACGCGACAGCATCACcagagcggcagccgcagtcgGAGCCCCAATctcgcgccaccgctgccccacCCCACTGTATTTCTATTCGCGCGCGACTACATCAGCCATGCAGAGGTACTGTGGAACTTGATGCAGGAGCGCTGGGGACGGGAGCGGCTACCTGTGACGGTGATGCCAACCTGGGTGAACACGACGGCGGTGTTCGGCAGCGACGATCCGCAGGTggaggctgcagcagcgtctgcctTGACGGAGGACGCTCTCAAGAAGCTGAGGCGTCACCTTGGGCGATGGCTGAAGGGTACGTCGGCGGCCGACAAAACAAAGATCCGCGTGACAgagcgggcggcggcgctagCGATCGACACgtacagcgccgccgtcaccgccgccgtcgccagcgATGAGCAGGCGCTGACGACGCACGATGCAGCCGATATTACATGGGGGCTCTGCACCGCACTGGCGCGGCTTCACCGCGCCGGAATCGCGCACGGCAACCTCAAGCCGAACAACGTCTTGGTGGGCGACCCAGTCGACACACGTAGCGCTGcgcaggcggaggagggccCACGTGAAGTGCACGTCACcgaccacctcctccccctgctCCCTGACCGACTTGTGGAGCCGGGCGAACTACTGACACTCCCGtatgctgccgctgtcgccgttagcactgcagctgccgcaccgaAGAAGTCGAAGGTCGTGAGGATGGACGGCTACGTGTGCCTGAAGCCGCAGGAAGAGGCGACCGCAATGTCATATCTGCACGGTGGCGGGCCGTCTGACGTGTCCACCGTCCCGGCATTGTCGTTGAGTGGATTTCTGCTGAGCGacgccgtcagcggcggcgatgacacTGCCGTGCTCGGGGGTGGGGTAGACTGCCTCTCAAGCACCGCCTACGAGGCCGTGCTACTACAGCACCTCGCCGCCCCCGAGAAAGTGTTGTTGGTGGCGGCGGACGGCAGTGAGGGTAACACTCGTGTAGGGAAAGGTGCGACCGCAACGGCAACGACGCTAAACACAGGTAAGACGCACTTTAGGGTGTGGATTGATACGCAGCACACAACACCCGCCAGCGACATCTACGCGCTTGGCGTGCTTCTCTTCATGATGCTGACCGGTCGCctcccaccgctgccgcgctacCGCCGCGTACCGCAAGGTACATCCGAGGCAGCAGCCGTCGGCGCTCGACCTCAGCCGGCGTACGAGGCGGTGGCCCACGACGTTGTGTGTGCACTGTATGAGAATGCGGCGAGGCGCAGCTTCAAGCGCGACCCATCACCGATGCTGGAAGAGCTCAAGGCCTTCTTGCACTCCGCAGCCGCACGCCGGCACCTGCCTCTTGTCCTGGCGCTCGCACGTGCCGGCGTGCGGCCAACGACGATGGACATCCTTGTAGGTATGCTGCACGTCGACCCTGCCAAGCGACTGACCCTTGCGCAGCTTCAACACCATTCCTTCTTCCGCACATACGGACGGCGTCGACACGCTTTCCGGGCAGAGTttgcggaggcggcgcggcgggtgcagcatgcagcagcagcgacagggaAAGATCCCGTGGGCTACGGCGTAGTTGCGACTGTTCGACGACGCATGATGCCGCAGAACATGGGGGCCACCGCCAAGGCGGCGGCTGAGCATCCTCgatcaccgccgccaccgtcggcaAGTCGCCTAAGCACAGTGGCGCCGCGTGTATCCTCTGGGCCCATCACGCAAAGCCACAGGAGCGAACGCGACATGCCAGATCCTGCGGCCTCTCCAGAGTCGAAGCGAACAGTGCCGTGGCGTACTTCACAATCCCCCCCCGCTCAGCTGTCCCACGCGCCGCACGCCGTGCACGTTCCCGACAGGAATCGGGagtcctccctctcctcctcgtctccctccccaacACCGCCGGtgcaagagcggcagcaacgccagtCTAAGGAGCTCTCATATTCAATGCTCGGCAGccgcgcaccgccgccctcctccccctcgttCATCTGGCGAGCTAATTATCCACCCCCATCCCGCCGAGCCGTCATCCAAGACGACATCGGCCGGCCACTAGAGCGGAGCTGCACAGCGGTGAGAACGACCGCGGTGCCGGACAGATCCATCGGCGCTGCACTACTACCGCACGCTGTCCgacgcctctcccccttgcGCCGTGAGGCGCCGGTACTATCGCAAACATCTCTCGATGTTGTGTCTGCCAGGCCGGCTCTGCACGCACCACGTCGGCCCGTCATGCGGCGTCAGTCAGCATGGATGATGCCGCGGCTCTACTCGGTGTATGTGATGTCCCTGGCCCTTCTGTTTGTTGCCCGGCTTAGGCGCCGCTGGGAGCGCACACGGCTGCTACGCTGCATGAAGCACCGTCATCGATGA
- a CDS encoding hypothetical protein (TriTrypDB/GeneDB-style sysID: LpmP.22.1030) has product MDVFFMDEKKPQRMYVPFEPRGPASPAAGSVGSSDLPFYSFPVEHGKGYISMAWVFGRGTAFKSQQTQQQGQHQPEGSCVVYISDVSDVPATSMAFLQDLVKIDVLVLDLLAEHGAPSASHYCADEAIPLVVALAPRRTYFVGMFCSLEHHRTNELLALELAGLKAQYRDELEAVVPGSSAPAATCAERERKRAFVNRVCSMELAYDGQKLDMEA; this is encoded by the coding sequence ATGGATGTGTTCTTCATGGATgagaagaagccgcagcGCATGTACGTACCCTTCGAACCTCGAGGCCCTGCATCACCAGCCGCAGGAAGCGTCGGCTCGAGTGACCTGCCCTTCTACTCCTTCCCCGTGGAGCACGGCAAGGGCTACATCTCCATGGCGTGGGTGTTCGGCCGTGGCACCGCCTTCAAGAGCCAAcaaacgcagcagcaggggcagcACCAGCCGGAGGGGAGCTGCGTCGTGTACATCTCAGACGTAAGCGACGTCCCGGCGACGTCAATGGCGTTCCTGCAAGACCTCGTGAAGATCGACGTCCTCGTGCTGGACCTGCTCGCCGAGCACGGGgcgccgtcggcgtcgcACTACTGCGCAGACGAGGCTATCCCTCTCGTCGTGGCACTCGCGCCACGGCGCACGTACTTTGTTGGCATGTTCTGCAGCCTCGAGCATCACCGCACAAACGAGCTACTTGCGCTAGAGCTGGCCGGATTGAAGGCGCAATACCGTGACGAGCTCGAGGCCGTAGTGCCGGGGTCGTCGGCACCCGCGGCCACGTGtgccgagagagagcggaagcgCGCATTTGTGAATCGGGTGTGCTCCATGGAACTTGCGTATGATGGTCAGAAGCTCGACATGGAGGCTTGA
- a CDS encoding hypothetical protein (TriTrypDB/GeneDB-style sysID: LpmP.22.1060): MSSQSAAAAASKALVRCTRRIRDPLNYLAMQPTDPDQVTTSIRTTDAAMVTWFVPLHSLQYCLHKRYEAEQFGEMILPKGMAVPEAKPLTPTEERVKAAVARREPSVVPQFMRMTAPRSSGAADADAAAAGSPSASLSSRLSSPPSPSAGGNQLNNYVNEAGDTVVPLGLVTMIVGNNIPAKQSWLERLVDPAPHPTLSMRVMVVDRIHWQRTSWLAGSICSSLCWGRLPQRIFSINLDYKNPVYISGGSAADAAAEESAPVSSRHARQPLVFDTVAQRYTSPFQVDVPGLNFRLKIEDTGKTLFDTSSRIVDGFLDNESALHRLALSREVNMLGLGGSVYRQALWSSPSLPNVGRIVKCEFGSLFERYFGCSPVGDPVATWLVDAVEKTLIYQMEGEVEDENDPNSATTYGDRSLTERVQKKAMNRYNGFRDDIRRKTYSELAGDEVPR; encoded by the coding sequence ATGTCCTCTcaatctgctgctgctgccgcaagCAAGGCGCTTGTACGCTGCACACGACGCATCCGCGACCCTCTAAACTACCTCGCCATGCAGCCGACAGATCCTGACCAGGTCACCACCTCCATCCGCACAACCGATGCGGCCATGGTGACGTGGTTTGTTCCCTTGCACAGTCTTCAGTACTGCCTGCACAAGCGGTACGAAGCAGAGCAGTTTGGCGAGATGATCTTGCCCAAAGGTATGGCCGTCCCAGAGGCAAAGCCGTTGACGCCGACGGAGGAAAGggtgaaggcggcggtggcacggcGTGAGCCATCGGTGGTGCCGCAGTTCATGCGCATGACGGCGCCGCGATCGAGCGGGGCAGctgacgccgacgccgcggccgctGGTTCCCCGTCCGCGTCCTTGTCCTCGCGCCTATCCTCTCCTCCATCCCCATCGGCAGGCGGCAATCAGCTCAATAACTACGTGAATGAGGCTGGTGACACGGTGGTGCCGCTTGGGCTCGTCACGATGATCGTCGGCAACAACATCCCTGCCAAGCAGTCATGGCTAGAGCGCCTCGTTGACCCCGCGCCGCACCCGACGCTTTCGATGCGAGTCATGGTTGTCGACCGCATTCACTGGCAGCGCACGAGCTGGCTGGCCGGAAGTatctgcagcagcctctGCTGGGGGCGACTACCACAGCGCATTTTCTCCATCAACCTCGACTATAAAAACCCCGTCTACATCtccggtggcagcgcggcagaCGCGGCGGCCGAGGAGAGTGCGCCGGTATCCAGCAGGCATGCCCGTCAGCCACTGGTGTTCGacacggtggcgcagcgctaTACTTCTCCCTTTCAAGTCGACGTTCCCGGTTTGAACTTTAGGTTGAAGATCGAGGACACCGGCAAAACCCTCTTTGACACTTCCTCGCGGATTGTGGACGGCTTCCTCGACAATGAAAGTGCCCTGCACCGGCTGGCACTGTCGCGCGAGGTGAACATGCTCGGACTCGGCGGCTCTGTGTACCGGCAAGCATTGTGGAGCAGTCCGTCGCTACCGAACGTCGGCCGCATCGTCAAGTGCGAGTTCGGCTCCCTCTTCGAGCGCTACTTTGGTTGCTCGCCAGTGGGTGACCCCGTCGCGACGTGGCTAGTGGACGCGGTGGAGAAGACACTGATCTACCAGATGGAGGGCGAGGTAGAGGACGAGAACGACCCGAACAGCGCCACGACGTATGGCGACCGGTCCCTCACGGAGCGCGTGCAGAAAAAGGCGATGAACCGGTACAACGGGTTCCGCGACGACATCCGACGCAAGACGTACAGCGAGCTCGCCGGTGACGAGGTGCCGCGTTga
- a CDS encoding hypothetical protein (TriTrypDB/GeneDB-style sysID: LpmP.22.1020): MSSAFAIRHSHIASQPVQAPPPGYMSLTVVGSGVSTGVPVIGHLGLGCACEDAVADPSGPNSRNNISLLITLPRGDLPDLPEVRTASTTATMPVADQMKAENDGGNGSGGTAGAVRNTTPRPSHSCFAVERSSNYIGAKPVAHILIDCGKTFRDAYFKVMIRCNIRAVDTLLLTHGHADAVAGLDDLRDLQSMHMVSTGDWVVDSFVPTYLSRSTLKTLEKSVDYIIRNSIKSGHAASTPTEHAARLAECLQQREAQAVANGTAHKVGKWRNIGIRRSTALELFCMDEERPLRMHLPITTTAAMADGTAAAPSDLPFYSFPVEHGKGYISMAWVFGRGTAFKSQQTQQQGQHQPEGSCVVYISDVSDVPATSMAFLQDLVKIDVLFVDCLSPTGRVSPVHYCEDGMMALVLALKPRYVFGVGMHCALEHFKWMAELQKALDSHVAAGRLRAGEVQGVELSYDGMQVLLPQ; encoded by the coding sequence ATGAGCTCTGCCTTCGCCATTCGTCACTCCCACATCGCGAGCCAACCGGTgcaggcaccgccgccagggTACATGAGCCTGACCGTGGTCGGCTCCGGCGTCTCTACTGGAGTACCGGTCATTGGACACCTAGGGCTCGGTTGCGCGTGCGAggacgccgtcgccgaccCCAGCGGGCCCAACAGTCGCAACAACATTAGCCTCCTCATCACGCTTCCCCGCGGAGATCTTCCCGACTTGCCAGAGGTGCGAACGGCATCGACGACAGCAACCATGCCGGTAGCAGACCAGATGAAGGCCGAGAACGACGGCGGAAACGGtagcggcggcactgctggtgcGGTACGGAATACGACGCCCCGCCCGTCACACTCCTGCTTTGCAgtggagaggagcagcaactACATTGGCGCGAAGCCGGTTGCGCACATCCTCATTGACTGCGGCAAGACGTTCCGTGATGCGTACTTCAAGGTGATGATCCGGTGCAACATTCGCGCCGtggacacgctgctgctgacacaTGGGCACGCCGACGCTGTGGCCGGCCTCGACGACCTTCGTGACCTACAGTCGATGCACATGGTGTCCACTGGGGACTGGGTGGTGGACAGCTTTGTGCCGACCTACCTCTCCCGCAGCACGCTGAAGACACTGGAGAAGTCGGTCGACTACATTATTCGGAACAGCATTAAAAGTGGGCAcgcggcgtcgacgccaACGGAGCACGCCGCACGGCTTGCCGAGTGCCTGCAACAACGCGAAGCGCAGGCGGTGGCAAACGGCACGGCGCACAAGGTGGGCAAGTGGCGGAACATCGGCatccgccgcagcaccgcgctaGAGCTCTTCTGCATGGATGAAGAGCGGCCACTAAGGATGCATctccccatcaccaccaccgcggcgatggcggatggcactgccgccgccccgaGTGACCTGCCCTTCTACTCCTTCCCCGTGGAGCACGGCAAGGGCTACATCTCCATGGCGTGGGTGTTCGGCCGTGGCACCGCCTTCAAGAGCCAAcaaacgcagcagcaggggcagcACCAGCCGGAGGGGAGCTGCGTCGTGTACATCTCAGACGTAAGCGACGTCCCGGCGACGTCAATGGCGTTCCTGCAAGACCTCGTGAAGATCGACGTCCTCTTTGTGGACTGCCTCTCACCTACTGGGCGCGTGAGTCCCGTCCACTACTGCGAAGATGGCATGATGGCTCTGGTGCTGGCCCTGAAGCCACGATATGTCTTTGGGGTTGGCATGCACTGTGCGCTGGAACACTTTAAGTGGATGGCGGAGCTTCAGAAAGCACTGGACAGCCACGTCGCTGCCGGCCGTCTGAGGGCAGGCGAGGTGCAGGGTGTAGAGCTGAGCTACGATGGTATGCAGGTGCTACTGCCGCAGTGA
- a CDS encoding protein kinase, putative (TriTrypDB/GeneDB-style sysID: LpmP.22.1070): MPTSTAGSAPHRQVIGNYELGCVLAMGDFDCRTRLCRHVTTGVPYVVRVYDKRVLAEAQWMWNRVAESIRVLRTLPKNKHVLEMVECFETSTSLYILMHLFQSMNVTKLFTDAAAREQLLRRLHTMSQSLARSSAASTLNDLPIKDSERPERGACYRAPSRFGALQATDMPSFTIPQGMAWIAPSATKTPKRVSSLQMEKSVWTSSAPAAEPQFLRRGAEASANANKAPLHGGEKQGSTTSTVASMVDSASTLLTAVAAISALDGAAVPSHVPLSLIRALFEQAVKGVLHLHQHNVAHTGIAPDHLLVGPDGLLRISNIVSCCFCAPGDRLRELRGTRHTVAPEVLRGESYDPYLADAWALGVALYFMLNRGRYPHDGASTLRHILHSHMRPSRPGLPSVALDLVSRLLQASPEERLPVDAILVHPFFSESLPTIAEEAAAEAAKAAELQAQHGCRSLTTGAAAHRRHSVVNCGGDGSENMVGEDVAVAGTNRPATASLHWESLVSFRSGGSITSGDEVDSPLLNAHDGDAFSRKDGLRRSGRGTVRSPHAGLPRYGVSAALLSPSTSTARAQQVASSFVTTSPHDSVGGSKLGSLHPRWRPGLAPTLEALKDLAARVIQYHYRQVRHRQQYRAETRALVARSQAMSREKAKEEGSGGQQGALLGQSPAVVVVTTPLTLEPAPFSAGTATPKQDELLRRQRQHQQHNLTLVRKVAVTPNVPQGAADSQSAVSARRRVAANSGTKTAGSLKNKLLPYQHKSGTAPPALANQFTRMMAENGVLCTHAVSYGSSDCDDNDDECSLISNLDAAQRANVVRGTGAVDPSATTAEANGTAARGSLKLPVPLRLNQRRSGSSVANANVVAPHQPHLSSNSSMLPTLALPHSLRNSVGRSPDRARVVEGMTVKDAEACPLCHREPYMVRAIGIRPYAGTPYVYADGNFTKMLLV, encoded by the coding sequence ATGCCTACCAGTACTGCAGGTAGTGCACCCCATCGCCAGGTAATCGGCAACTACGAGCTGGGCTGCGTACTCGCGATGGGCGACTTCGACTGTCGCACGCGCCTCTGCAGGCACGTTACCACCGGGGTCCCCTATGTGGTGCGCGTGTACGATAAGCGCGTgctggcggaggcgcagtGGATGTGGAACCGTGTGGCGGAGTCAATCCGGGTGCTCCGCACGTTGCCCAAAAACAAGCACGTGCTGGAGATGGTTGAGTGCTTCGAGACAAGCACATCTTTGTATATATTGATGCATCTCTTTCAGTCCATGAACGTCACCAAACTCTTcaccgacgccgcggcacgcgaacagctgctgcgtcgcctgcACACTATGTCGCAatccctcgctcgctcttctGCCGCTTCGACCTTGAATGACCTACCCATAAAGGATTCCGAAAGGCCGGAGAGGGGAGCATGTTACCGCGCGCCGAGCCGCTTTGGTGCCCTGCAAGCCACCGATATGCCGAGCTTCACCATACCCCAAGGGATGGCCTGGATTGCACCTTCCGCGACGAAGACACCCAAACGAGTGTCGTCGCTCcagatggagaagagcgTGTGGACCTCcagcgcacctgcagcggaGCCGCAGTTCTTGAGGCGTGGCGCCGAGGCGTCGGCAAATGCGAACAAAGCCCCTCTCCATGGCGGCGAAAAGCAAGGAAGTACGACCAGCACTGTCGCCTCGATGGTGgacagcgccagcaccttACTGACGGCAGTGGCCGCTATCAGCGCTCTCGatggcgcggcggtgccatctcacgtgccgctgtcgctcatCCGCGCTCTCTTCGAGCAAGCCGTGAAGGGTGTGTtgcacctccaccagcacAACGTGGCCCACACCGGCATCGCTCCTGATCACCTCCTGGTAGGACCCGATGGCCTGCTGCGTATCAGCAACATCGTTTCGTGCTGCTTCTGTGCGCCAGGTGACCGTCTGCGCGAGCTCCGCGGCACGCGACACACCGTTGCTCCGGAGGTACTGCGAGGTGAGTCCTACGACCCCTACCTTGCCGATGCCTGGGCTCTCGGTGTGGCCCTGTACTTCATGCTGAATCGTGGTCGCTACCCACACGACGGCGCTAGCACCCTTCGACACATCCTCCACAGCCACATGCGGCCCTCACGGCCTGGACTGCCGTCCGTCGCATTGGACCTCGTCTcccgcctgctgcaggccTCCCCAGAGGAGCGGCTTCCGGTTGATGCCATCCTCGTCCACCCCTTCTTCTCAGAGTCTTTGCCGACCATTGccgaagaagcagcagcagaggcggcgaaggcggcggagctgcaggcgcagcacggATGCCGCAGCCTCACTACCGGCGCGGCTGCCCATCGTAGGCACAGCGTCGTGAACTGCggaggcgacggcagcgagaATATGGTTGGCGAAGACGTCGCTGTGGCCGGCACCAACCGGCCAGCAACAGCATCGCTGCACTGGGAATCACTCGTGTCCTTTAGGAGTGGTGGCAGCATCACTAGCGGAGATGAGGTGGACAGTCCGTTGCTCAACGCtcacgacggcgacgcgttCTCGAGAAAAGACGGCTTGAGAcggagcggcagaggcacgGTCCGCTCGCCGCACGCCGGCCTTCCCAGGTACGGGgtctctgctgcgctgctgtctccGTCGACGTCCacggcgcgtgcgcagcaggtCGCGTCCTCCTTCGTGACCACGAGCCCGCACGACTCGGTCGGGGGGTCAAAGTTGGGGTCGCTTCACCCGCGCTGGCGCCCCGGGCTGGCGCCGACGTTGGAAGCTCTGAAAGACCTCGCAGCACGTGTAATTCAATATCACTACCGCCAAGTGAGGCACCGCCAGCAATACCGAGCCGAGACGCGTGCACTGGTAGCGCGCAGTCAAGCCATGAGCcgagaaaaggcaaaagaagagggcagcggtgggcaaCAAGGGGCCTTGTTGGGTCAAAGccccgccgtcgtcgtcgtcaccacGCCACTGACTCTTGAACCTGCACCTTTCTCTGCAGGCACGGCAACGCCGAAGCAGGACGAGCTGCTTCGCcgacagcgccagcaccagcagcacaatTTGACTCTGGTGCGAAAGGTGGCGGTAACGCCGAATGTGCCGCAAGGCGCGGCGGATTCGCAATCGGCTGTCTCCGCCCGTCGCCGAGTTGCGGCCAACAGCGGCACGAAGACGGCCGGCTCCTTGAAGAACAAGTTGCTACCCTACCAGCACAAGTCCGGCACCGCCCCTCCAGCCTTGGCGAATCAGTTCACCCGTATGATGGCAGAAAATGGTGTTCTCTGCACCCACGCAGTCTCATACGGCAGTTCCGACTGCGACGATAACGACGACGAGTGCAGCTTGATTAGCAACCTtgatgctgcgcagcgtgctAATGTAGTCCGGGGCACCGGCGCGGTGGACCCatccgccaccactgctgaaGCTAATGGGACCGCCGCGCGAGGGTCGCTGAAGCTCCCTGTACCTCTTCGACTCAACCAGCGCAGGTCTGGCAGTAGCGTGGCAAACGCCAATGTTGTAGCACCGCACCAgcctcacctctcttccaACTCAAGCATGCTGCCCACGCTGGCGTTGCCGCATAGTTTGAGAAATAGTGTCGGTCGCTCCCCCGACCGCGCACGCGTGGTGGAGGGGATGACAGTAAAGGATGCCGAAGCGTGTCCGCTGTGCCACCGCGAACCCTACATGGTGCGCGCCATCGGCATTCGCCCATACGCGGGCACCCCGTACGTCTACGCGGATGGCAACTTTACGAAGATGTTGTTGGTGTGA
- a CDS encoding mu-adaptin 1, putative (TriTrypDB/GeneDB-style sysID: LpmP.22.1040), with protein MASVLYILDSKGSPLIYRSYRGDISQDVPSVFQHRVIDEEEGRVTPVFEEEGHTYTFVRENDVYLLMVSNINSCPLQQVAFLYRCVSVFKAYFKTVTQETVRDNFVIIYELLDEMCDFGFPQFTEEKALREYILQSTFLTKIMGSKTTLAQSELPTAVTGAAVSTPWRLPRNYKYSNNQVFLDVIEQVDLLANQAGETLSSEIVGTVKMQCHLSGMPTCTVGVNDKILFDRTGRSGSTVEMEDITFHQCVKLNQFESERVISFVPPDGDFTLLSYRLNERIQQPVKLRCIFTHHGTTRVKVHCTLQTKYRTSLTANEMEVHIPIPSDADCPQAESQTGHLQYAPQVNALVWNLGKIGGNRQCSCNAEFHLPSVRSSDMNDLSKMPVKVRFVIPYFAASGFQVRYVKVAEKSNYVTTPWVRYVTQSGVYEVRTD; from the coding sequence ATGGCGTCGGTGCTATACATACTAGACTCGAAAGGGAGTCCCCTCATCTACCGCAGTTACCGCGGTGATATCTCGCAAGACGTCCCGAGCGTCTTCCAGCATCGCGTCATtgacgaagaagagggcCGCGTCACGCCCGTCTTCGAAGAAGAAGGCCACACCTACACCTTCGTGCGCGAAAATGACGTATACTTACTCATGGTGAGCAACATCAACTCGTGCCCCCTGCAGCAGGTCGCCTTCCTATACCGATGTGTGTCCGTCTTCAAGGCCTATTTCAAGACAGTGACGCAGGAAACAGTGCGGGACAACTTCGTCATCATTTACGAGCTGCTGGATGAGATGTGCGATTTCGGCTTCCCGCAGTTCACGGAGGAAAAGGCGCTTCGGGAGTACATCCTGCAAAGCACCTTCCTCACCAAGATCATGGGCAGCAAGACGACGCTCGCGCAGAGTGAGCTGCCAACGGCGGTGACTGGGGCCGCCGTATCGACGCCGTGGCGCTTGCCGCGCAACTACAAGTACTCGAACAACCAAGTGTTTCTGGATGTGATTGAGCAGGTCGACCTGCTCGCGAACCAAGCCGGCGAGACGCTCTCGAGCGAGATTGTTGGCACTGTCAAGATGCAGTGCCATCTGTCTGGAATGCCCACCTGCACTGTTGGTGTCAACGACAAGATCCTCTTTGACCGGAcaggccgcagcggcagcacggtGGAGATGGAGGACATCACCTTCCACCAGTGCGTGAAACTCAACCAATTTGAAAGCGAGCGCGTCATCTCGTTTGTGCCGCCGGACGGCGACTTCACGCTGCTCTCCTACCGGCTCAACGAGCGCATTCAGCAGCCGGTGAAGTTGCGCTGCATCTTTACGCACCACGGCACCACACGGGTGAAGGTACACTGCACGCTGCAGACAAAGTACCGCACGAGTCTTACGGCAAACGAGATGGAGGTTCACATCCCGATTCCGTCCGACGCCGATTGCCCGCAGGCGGAAAGTCAGACGGGTCACCTGCAGTACGCACCGCAGGTGAATGCACTTGTCTGGAATCTTGGCAAAATCGGCGGGAACCGGCAGTGCTCATGCAATGCGGAGTTTCACCTGCCCAgcgtccgcagcagcgacatgAATGACCTCTCGAAGATGCCGGTGAAGGTGCGGTTTGTCATTCCGTACTTCGCTGCATCGGGCTTTCAAGTGCGCTATGTGAAGGTGGCGGAGAAGTCGAACTACGTAACCACGCCCTGGGTGCGATACGTCACGCAGAGCGGTGTATACGAGGTTCGAACAGACTGA